In a genomic window of Chrysemys picta bellii isolate R12L10 chromosome 1, ASM1138683v2, whole genome shotgun sequence:
- the THAP2 gene encoding THAP domain-containing protein 2 isoform X1 — protein sequence MEPPGRRHLIKGKERVSPDHPVCRLREKMPTSCAAAGCAAVYNKSVNVSFHRFPLDPKRRKEWIRLVKRNNFVPGKHTFLCSKHFESSCFDLTGQTRRLRVDAVPTIFDFPAHLKLRKPMSRNLLKKKAYTPEGVSNFKTNISCRQVQLEHSYAFRSPMEAKKRIIKLEKEIASLRRRMKNCIQKEHRATQRWIEMTCLIKNLETNNILPGVTLDHILPNALRNLPLEDFKNILQEQQDHL from the exons ATGGAGCCACCGGGACGCCGCCATCTTATTAAAGGGAAAGAGCGAGTCTCCCCAGACCACCCCGTGTGCCGCCTGCGAGAGAAGATGCCGACCAGCTGCGCGGCGGCGGGGTGCGCCGCCGTCTACAACAAGAGCGTCAACGTCAGCTTCCACCG ATTTCCCTTGGATCCCAAGAGAAGAAAGGAATGGATACGTCTTGTAAAACGCAATAATTTTGTGCCGGGCAAACACACTTTTCTTTGCTCAAAGCATTTTGAATCCTCCTGTTTTGACCTAACTGGACAAACTAGACGACTTAGAGTGGATGCTGTTCCTACAATTTTTGATTTCCCTGCTCATCTAAAACTCAGG AAACCTATGTCAAGAAATCTTCTGAAGAAGAAAGcttataccccagaaggggtatCTAACTTCAAAACAAATATTAGCTGTAGACAAGTACAACTTGAACACAGTTATGCTTTCAGAAGCCCCATGGAAGCCAAGAAAAGGATAATTAAGTTAGAAAAGGAGATAGCAAGCTTGAGAAGAAGAATGAAGAACTGCATTCAAAAAGAACATAGAGCCACACAAAGATGGATAGAAATGACTTGCCTCATCAAAAACTTGGAAACAAATAATATTTTGCCAGGAGTTACATTGGACCACATTTTACCAAATGCCTTAAGAAACCTTCCCTTGGaagatttcaaaaatattttacaggAACAGCAAGATCATCTATAA